The DNA sequence ACCGACCAGGTCAGCATCTTCGTGTGACCGAAGGTCTCCCGCAGCATCGTCACGGTCCGCTGCCCGCGGGCGTTCGACCGCGTCGGGTCGGGCTGGCCCAGCCGGATCACCGCCAGGATCTGCCGCACCGCACGCACGACCAGTACGACCGCGACCGCGGTCACCGCGAACGCCAATGCCGTAGCGACGATCTGCACCACGCCCATACCCACGCCTCCCTGCGCCCCGGTATCAGCCCTGTCTAACGCACACGTCTAGACCACACGCAGCCTACGCCCTAGTTACCGTTCAGTAATGTGAGGGTCGGCACAACGCATCCCACCCCGTTCGCCTGCTAGGGGCGAACGGGGTGGGGTCGTACGGATGGAGCGTCGTCAGTTCCTCAGCGCCACTTGGACAGCAGGCCGAGGGCGGTCACCATGGCACCGAAGCCGACGGCGAGGTTCCAGTAACCCCAGCCCTCAACCGGATAGGTGGTGCCGGACAGGTAGTAGATGACCAGCCAGGCGATACCGAAGACGATCAGAGTTACCGCTGTGATCGGCAGCCAGATCGGGCTTGGGCGCTTCTCCGCGGCACTCGTGGTCGGCAACACGTCGGACGGCGGCGTGTAGATCTTCTTCTTGCGGACCTGCGACTTCGGCACGATGGTCTCCTGGAGGGGCCCTGCCCACACCGGTCTGGATGACCTTGGGCATGGGCCTGAATAATGTTCGACAGATAGCGTAGTCAGGTCATCGCAGTTTGGCACGAAGGGGGAGTGGTGGAATACACATCCGGCACCTCGTCGTGGCGAAAAGCCGTGTTCAGGGCCCTGCGCGCGTTCCGGCCCGGACCGCGGCCCGGCAGCGGGCGCCACGGCTGGACCCTCGGCGTGCCACTGATCGCGATGCTCGCGGGTCTGCTGTTCACCCTGAGCGCCACGACCTCCAACGGTTTCGCGCTGCGCGAGGACCGGCGGGTCGAGCTGTCCGAGCTGATCGACAAGAAGCAGGCCGAGGCGGACCGGGCCAAGACCCGGGCCGAGCAGCTGCGCAACGAGATCGACGCGGCCACGCGTACGCAGGCCGGCGGCGACGGCGCGATCACCGAGGA is a window from the Catellatospora sp. TT07R-123 genome containing:
- a CDS encoding cell division protein CrgA, with product MPKSQVRKKKIYTPPSDVLPTTSAAEKRPSPIWLPITAVTLIVFGIAWLVIYYLSGTTYPVEGWGYWNLAVGFGAMVTALGLLSKWR